From Asterias rubens chromosome 3, eAstRub1.3, whole genome shotgun sequence, the proteins below share one genomic window:
- the LOC117288194 gene encoding chromatin target of PRMT1 protein-like codes for MNSAVTPVPKIVLKSTTKQTLNDRFTKIIKNRPQVTAQQRTETMLQQQQVSAANRRLAMQMENRMTVQTAMNPAKQSLKQRLGQPNIQGRLGTPLGQRGQGRLRGVRGGGRVRGTVFTRGGRGIARGPGMRVNTGARGRGRGAMRGLQGGQRGGQRGRGVARGQGVGRGQGIQRGARGAARGARGRGGRGGQQQQMAGFQVRGAGARGQLRGRGRGGRGARGGRGRGRGAAAQVQVNKEDLDNQLDAYMSNTRSGLDAELDAYMAEADME; via the exons ATGAATTCTGCGGTCACACCCGTCCCAAAGATAGTGCTTAAAAGCACAACTAAACAAACACTCAATGATCg ATTCACCAAGATCATCAAGAACAGACCCCAAGTGACTGCCCAGCAGCGGACAGAGACCATGCTTCAGCAACAGCAGGTATCAGCAGCTAACAGACGACTAGCAATGCAGATGGAGAACAGGATGACTGTCCAGACTGCAATGAATCCCGCTAAGCAG TCACTGAAACAGCGTCTTGGTCAACCCAACATCCAAGGGAGACTTGGTACACCGCTGGGCCAGCGAGGGCAAGGGAGGTTACGTGGAGTGCGAGGAGGAGGTCGCGTCAGAGGTACAGTGTTCACCAGAGGGGGACGAGGGATCGCCAGAGGGCCTGGGATGAGGGTCAACACAGGCGCAAGAGGAAGAGGACGGGGAGCGATGCGAGGACTACAAGGTGGACAACGAGGCGGACAACGCGGGCGAGGAGTGGCGAGGGGACAGGGTGTTGGAAGGGGACAAGGGATCCAGAGGGGTGCGAGAGGAGCTGCCAGAG GTGCCCGAGGTCGTGGAGGACGAGGAGGGCAACAGCAACAAATGGCAGGGTTCCAAGTTCGCGGTGCCGGTGCCCGTGGGCAGTTGCGTGGACGTGGTCGAGGAGGACGAGGTGCCCGTGGGGGACGCGGGCGGGGACGCGGAGCAGCGGCCCAGGTGCAAGTCAACAAAGAGGATTTGGACAACCAGCTCGATGCATACATGTCAAATACAAGATCAGGTCTTGACGCAGAGTTGGATGCGTACATGGCTGAAGCCGATATGGAATGA
- the LOC117288281 gene encoding alternative oxidase, mitochondrial-like isoform X1: protein MLPLTSKSLLPSSITRVIHVGAVNLSCESGRLATRKFLCVISTGSHHTPSVVSFHGRASPLNHGSYCDPGKTITAGFGCSSTSSAGLKRLALVGCIHIQQAKLLSTSPPQGDDKGVHKQEGDVGEIAPAPHFRRTGIEKKAEEEAKSKELEKDEDGQYLLPHPIWSEREVQGVEVTHKKPEGFVDWFAYSCVQTMRFSFDLISGYKRGVRSESKWLIRIIFLETVAGVPGMVAAMTRHLRSLRKLQRDHGWIHTLLEEAENERMHLMTALELRKPGKLFMFGVLLTQGISVNLFFFAYLCSPRFCHRFVGYLEEEAVITYTKLIKDLDDGKLKVWGNMAAPDLAVRYWKLKLQTLFKDQLDRSKPDALMRDMMLAIRADEAHHREVNHSLSDLKSDDSNPFPPGQ from the exons ATGTTGCCATTAACAAGTAAAAGTCTTCTGCCGTCATCTATTACGAGGGTTATCCATGTGGGCGCTGTTAATTTGAGCTGCGAATCGGGCAGATTGGCCACCAGAAAATTCCTATGTGTCATCTCGACTGGCAGTCACCACACACCTAGTGTGGTGTCGTTTCACGGGCGAGCTTCCCCGTTGAATCACGGTAGTTACTGCGACCCGGGGAAAACCATAACAGCTGGATTCGGATGTTCGAGTACATCCTCTGCTGGTTTGAAGCGATTGGCGTTGGTGGGCTGCATACACATTCAGCAG GCAAAGTTGCTGAGCACCTCTCCACCACAGGGCGACGACAAAGGTGTACACAAACAGGAAGGTGATGTAGGAGAAATAGCACCAGCACCACATTTTCG GCGTACGGGGATTGAGAAGAAGGCAGAAGAAGAAGCCAAGAGCAAAGAGCTAGAGAAGGATGAAGATGGACAGTATCTTCTGCCGCATCCAATTTG GTCAGAGAGGGAAGTTCAAGGTGTGGAGGTAACACACAAGAAACCTGAGGGTTTTGTTGACTGG TTTGCCTACTCCTGTGTGCAGACGATGAGGTTCAGTTTTGATCTGATTTCTGGATACAAAAGAGGGGTCCGATCAGAGTCGAAATGGCTAAT TCGCATCATTTTCCTGGAGACAGTCGCTGGAGTTCCAGGGATGGTAGCAGCCATGACGAGGCATCTAAGATCACTCAGAAAACTGCAGCGAGACCATGGATGGATACATACGCTACTTG AGGAAGCAGAGAATGAGAGGATGCATTTAATGACCGCTCTGGAGCTTAGGAAGCCCGGTAAACTATTTATGTTTGGCGTCTTATTGACCCAGG ggaTCTCTGTCAACCTGTTCTTCTTTGCATACCTGTGTAGTCCGCGTTTCTGCCACCGTTTTGTTGGCTACTTGGAAGAGGAGGCCGTCATCACTTACACAAAACTCATAAAG GACCTTGATGATGGGAAGCTCAAAGTTTGGGGTAACATGGCCGCTCCTGATCTAGCAGTCAGATACTGGAAACTCAAG ttacagacgcttttcaaagaccaactcgaccgatccaag CCTGATGCCCTAATGAGGGATATGATGTTGGCCATCAGAGCGGACGAAGCACACCATAGGGAGGTGAATCACTCACTGAGCGATCTCAAATCAGATGATAGTAATCCCTTCCCACCAGGACAATAG
- the LOC117288281 gene encoding alternative oxidase, mitochondrial-like isoform X2 has translation MLPLTSKSLLPSSITRVIHVGAVNLSCESGRLATRKFLCVISTGSHHTPSVVSFHGRASPLNHGSYCDPGKTITAGFGCSSTSSAGLKRLALVGCIHIQQAKLLSTSPPQGDDKGVHKQEGDVGEIAPAPHFRRTGIEKKAEEEAKSKELEKDEDGQYLLPHPIWSEREVQGVEVTHKKPEGFVDWFAYSCVQTMRFSFDLISGYKRGVRSESKWLIRIIFLETVAGVPGMVAAMTRHLRSLRKLQRDHGWIHTLLEEAENERMHLMTALELRKPGKLFMFGVLLTQGISVNLFFFAYLCSPRFCHRFVGYLEEEAVITYTKLIKDLDDGKLKVWGNMAAPDLAVRYWKLKPDALMRDMMLAIRADEAHHREVNHSLSDLKSDDSNPFPPGQ, from the exons ATGTTGCCATTAACAAGTAAAAGTCTTCTGCCGTCATCTATTACGAGGGTTATCCATGTGGGCGCTGTTAATTTGAGCTGCGAATCGGGCAGATTGGCCACCAGAAAATTCCTATGTGTCATCTCGACTGGCAGTCACCACACACCTAGTGTGGTGTCGTTTCACGGGCGAGCTTCCCCGTTGAATCACGGTAGTTACTGCGACCCGGGGAAAACCATAACAGCTGGATTCGGATGTTCGAGTACATCCTCTGCTGGTTTGAAGCGATTGGCGTTGGTGGGCTGCATACACATTCAGCAG GCAAAGTTGCTGAGCACCTCTCCACCACAGGGCGACGACAAAGGTGTACACAAACAGGAAGGTGATGTAGGAGAAATAGCACCAGCACCACATTTTCG GCGTACGGGGATTGAGAAGAAGGCAGAAGAAGAAGCCAAGAGCAAAGAGCTAGAGAAGGATGAAGATGGACAGTATCTTCTGCCGCATCCAATTTG GTCAGAGAGGGAAGTTCAAGGTGTGGAGGTAACACACAAGAAACCTGAGGGTTTTGTTGACTGG TTTGCCTACTCCTGTGTGCAGACGATGAGGTTCAGTTTTGATCTGATTTCTGGATACAAAAGAGGGGTCCGATCAGAGTCGAAATGGCTAAT TCGCATCATTTTCCTGGAGACAGTCGCTGGAGTTCCAGGGATGGTAGCAGCCATGACGAGGCATCTAAGATCACTCAGAAAACTGCAGCGAGACCATGGATGGATACATACGCTACTTG AGGAAGCAGAGAATGAGAGGATGCATTTAATGACCGCTCTGGAGCTTAGGAAGCCCGGTAAACTATTTATGTTTGGCGTCTTATTGACCCAGG ggaTCTCTGTCAACCTGTTCTTCTTTGCATACCTGTGTAGTCCGCGTTTCTGCCACCGTTTTGTTGGCTACTTGGAAGAGGAGGCCGTCATCACTTACACAAAACTCATAAAG GACCTTGATGATGGGAAGCTCAAAGTTTGGGGTAACATGGCCGCTCCTGATCTAGCAGTCAGATACTGGAAACTCAAG CCTGATGCCCTAATGAGGGATATGATGTTGGCCATCAGAGCGGACGAAGCACACCATAGGGAGGTGAATCACTCACTGAGCGATCTCAAATCAGATGATAGTAATCCCTTCCCACCAGGACAATAG